A DNA window from Streptomyces sp. B21-083 contains the following coding sequences:
- a CDS encoding acetoacetate--CoA ligase — protein sequence MSTTNPEPLWQPDRERIARARITRFQAWAAEHHGAPADGGYAALHRWSVDRLDTFWQAVTEWFDVRFSTPYARVLGDRTMPGAEWFPGATLNYAEHALRAADTRADEPALLHVDETHEPRPVAWSELRRQVGSLAAELRALGVRPGDRVSGYLPNVPQAVVALLATAAVGGVWTSCAPDFGARSVLDRFQQVEPVVLFTVDGYRYGGKEHDRRDTVAELRRELPTLRAVVHIPLLGTEPPEGALDWSALTSADVTPVYDQVSFDHPLWVLYSSGTTGLPKAIVQSQGGILVEHLKQLGLHCDLGPEDRFFWYTSTGWMMWNFLVSGLLTGTTIVLYDGSPGYPDTGAQWRIAERTGATLFGTSAAYVMACRKAGVHPSRDFDLSKVQCVATTGSPLPPDGFRWLHDEFAKDGAALWIASVSGGTDVCSCFAGAVPTLPVHIGELQAPGLGTDLQSWDPNGNPLVDEVGELVVTNPMPSMPIHFWNDPDGSRYHDSYFDTYPGVWRHGDWITLTSHGSVVIHGRSDSTLNRQGVRMGSADIYEAVERLPEIKESLVIGVEQPDGGYWMPLFVHLTPGAVLDEALLTRIKQTIREHLSPRHVPDEVIEVPGVPHTLTGKRIEVPVKRLLQGSPLEKAVNPGSIDNLDLLHFYEDLARKRA from the coding sequence ATGTCCACCACGAACCCCGAGCCGCTCTGGCAGCCCGACCGAGAACGCATCGCCCGGGCCCGGATCACCAGGTTCCAGGCGTGGGCGGCCGAACACCACGGAGCCCCCGCCGACGGCGGCTACGCAGCACTGCACCGTTGGTCCGTGGACCGGCTCGACACGTTCTGGCAAGCCGTCACCGAGTGGTTCGACGTGCGCTTTTCGACGCCTTACGCGCGCGTGCTCGGCGATCGCACGATGCCCGGCGCGGAATGGTTCCCCGGCGCGACACTCAACTACGCCGAGCACGCCCTGCGCGCAGCCGACACCCGCGCGGACGAACCGGCACTCCTGCACGTCGACGAGACCCACGAACCCCGCCCCGTGGCCTGGTCCGAACTGCGCCGCCAGGTCGGCTCCCTCGCCGCCGAGCTCCGTGCACTCGGAGTGCGCCCAGGAGACCGCGTGAGCGGCTACCTCCCGAACGTTCCCCAAGCCGTGGTCGCCCTGCTCGCCACGGCCGCCGTGGGCGGCGTATGGACGTCCTGTGCCCCCGACTTCGGCGCCCGCAGCGTCCTCGACCGCTTCCAGCAGGTCGAACCGGTCGTTCTGTTCACCGTCGACGGCTACCGCTACGGCGGCAAGGAGCACGACCGCCGTGACACGGTCGCCGAACTCCGCCGCGAACTGCCCACCCTGCGCGCCGTGGTCCACATCCCCCTGCTGGGCACCGAGCCTCCCGAAGGCGCCCTGGACTGGTCCGCCCTCACATCCGCGGATGTGACACCCGTCTACGACCAGGTCTCCTTCGACCACCCGCTGTGGGTGCTCTACTCCTCGGGCACGACCGGTCTCCCCAAGGCGATCGTCCAGTCCCAGGGCGGCATCCTCGTCGAACACCTCAAACAACTCGGCCTGCACTGCGACCTGGGGCCCGAGGACCGCTTCTTCTGGTACACGTCCACCGGCTGGATGATGTGGAACTTCCTCGTCTCCGGCCTCCTGACGGGCACCACGATCGTCCTCTACGACGGCAGCCCCGGCTATCCCGACACGGGCGCGCAGTGGCGGATCGCCGAACGAACGGGGGCGACCCTTTTCGGCACCTCGGCCGCGTACGTCATGGCCTGCCGCAAGGCCGGCGTGCACCCGTCCCGGGATTTCGACCTCTCCAAGGTGCAGTGCGTCGCCACCACGGGATCGCCGCTGCCCCCCGACGGATTCCGCTGGCTGCACGACGAGTTCGCGAAGGACGGGGCCGCGCTGTGGATCGCCTCCGTCAGCGGCGGCACGGACGTGTGCTCCTGCTTCGCAGGAGCCGTGCCGACCCTGCCGGTGCACATCGGTGAACTCCAGGCGCCCGGCCTCGGCACCGACCTCCAGTCCTGGGACCCGAACGGAAACCCACTCGTGGACGAGGTCGGCGAACTCGTGGTCACCAACCCGATGCCGTCCATGCCCATCCACTTCTGGAACGACCCCGACGGCAGCCGCTACCACGACAGCTACTTCGACACCTACCCCGGAGTGTGGCGCCACGGCGACTGGATCACGCTCACCTCGCACGGCTCAGTGGTCATCCACGGCCGCTCCGACTCCACACTCAACCGCCAGGGCGTTCGCATGGGGTCGGCCGACATCTACGAAGCCGTCGAACGCCTCCCCGAGATCAAGGAATCCCTCGTCATCGGTGTCGAACAACCCGACGGCGGCTACTGGATGCCCCTCTTCGTCCACCTCACGCCCGGAGCCGTCCTCGACGAGGCCCTGCTGACCCGCATCAAACAGACCATCCGTGAACACCTCTCCCCGCGCCACG
- a CDS encoding glycoside hydrolase family 31 protein, producing MEGRDLVRSVKAVGSAGAAQGLRTVRAAWRRRRVDAAGLPPRGAERARVPGLVRKVEPGPGGGVVRFARSELRIMVTVNGAVFWGWDGAGPEPSYALADRWPEPDPRASLEPDTEGGWRVVAERVTVVVSRHGAVEVLTPGGVSLRRELPPRWWDPVGGGPSRWMQRSEVAADARFFGLGGRASGPRLREGTYRLWNRDPGRAFRPDEDPLYITMPVQLVVADAATHLVFHDTSWDGTVTLREGEEGAGSGHDRTGMCELRLDGGPLRCWMMVGTPARVLHTWATLTGAPALPPAWALGHHHAHRGVGGEQEVRRIVTGCQEHDLPLDAVHLGVGHFDEHQVFTVDQEQFPKLPVLAEDLRRDGIRLVSLVDPAVRAEPGNAVYDSGSAEDVFVKDASGQLVRGVAWPGESVYPDFTHARVRAWWGRLYEERLGQGFAGFWHDMNEPTSFTAFGESTLPRSARHALEGHGGDHREAHNVYALCMAQAAYEGLRELASEERPFIFSRSGWAGIQRYGGAWSAGVATGWPGLRSSLSLVMGLGLCGVPHSGSDVGGFDGSPSPELYLRWLQLGAYLPLFRTRTSLRAGRGAPWEFGADVLTHARVALGERRRLLPYFMTLAHLARRTGAPYVRPLWWGAPEDRALRDCEDAFLLGDCLLVAPVLDPGADRRAVRLPRGRWYDTATEQAYEGPCQVVVDAPLSRIPVFARAGAVVPVRGDDGGLELEAWAPARGRTGGGLVVPDAGEGWEEPEIERYVMRWEGRRVVVEREGEDGVSEPPHPVRVRGLQGR from the coding sequence ATGGAAGGTCGTGACCTGGTGCGTTCGGTGAAGGCGGTCGGTTCGGCGGGGGCTGCCCAGGGGTTGCGCACCGTTCGGGCCGCCTGGCGCAGAAGGCGTGTCGACGCCGCCGGGCTGCCGCCGCGGGGCGCCGAGCGCGCGCGGGTGCCCGGGCTCGTACGGAAGGTGGAGCCGGGGCCGGGTGGCGGTGTCGTCCGGTTCGCGAGGTCCGAGCTGCGGATCATGGTCACCGTCAACGGGGCGGTCTTCTGGGGCTGGGACGGGGCCGGTCCCGAGCCGTCGTACGCACTCGCGGACCGCTGGCCGGAGCCGGACCCCCGCGCCTCGCTGGAGCCGGACACGGAGGGGGGCTGGCGGGTCGTGGCCGAGCGGGTGACGGTCGTGGTCTCCCGGCACGGTGCGGTGGAAGTGCTGACCCCCGGAGGGGTGAGCCTGCGACGGGAACTTCCGCCCCGGTGGTGGGATCCCGTGGGCGGCGGTCCGAGCCGCTGGATGCAGCGCTCCGAAGTGGCCGCGGACGCACGGTTCTTCGGGCTCGGCGGGCGCGCCTCGGGGCCCCGGTTGCGCGAGGGAACGTACCGCCTGTGGAACAGGGATCCCGGTCGCGCCTTCCGTCCCGACGAGGATCCGCTGTACATCACCATGCCGGTGCAGTTGGTGGTGGCCGACGCGGCGACCCATCTGGTGTTCCATGACACCTCCTGGGACGGCACGGTGACCCTGCGGGAGGGTGAGGAAGGGGCGGGTTCGGGGCACGACCGGACCGGGATGTGCGAACTGCGGTTGGACGGCGGGCCGTTGCGCTGCTGGATGATGGTGGGCACCCCCGCGCGCGTGCTGCACACCTGGGCCACCCTCACGGGGGCGCCCGCGCTGCCCCCCGCGTGGGCTCTGGGCCATCATCACGCGCATCGGGGCGTCGGCGGTGAGCAGGAGGTGCGGCGGATCGTCACGGGCTGCCAGGAGCACGATCTGCCGCTCGACGCCGTCCATCTCGGCGTCGGCCACTTCGACGAGCACCAGGTGTTCACGGTCGACCAGGAACAGTTCCCCAAGCTGCCGGTCCTCGCGGAGGATCTGCGGCGCGACGGCATACGGCTGGTGTCGCTCGTCGACCCGGCGGTCAGGGCCGAGCCGGGCAACGCCGTGTACGACAGCGGGAGCGCGGAGGACGTCTTCGTGAAGGACGCGTCGGGGCAGCTGGTGCGGGGAGTCGCGTGGCCCGGTGAGTCGGTGTATCCCGATTTCACGCACGCGCGCGTGCGTGCCTGGTGGGGGCGACTGTACGAGGAGCGGCTCGGGCAGGGGTTCGCCGGGTTCTGGCACGACATGAACGAGCCGACGTCTTTCACCGCGTTCGGAGAGTCGACACTGCCCCGCTCGGCACGCCACGCGCTGGAGGGACACGGCGGCGACCATCGCGAGGCGCACAACGTGTACGCCCTGTGCATGGCCCAAGCCGCCTACGAAGGGCTGCGTGAACTCGCTTCCGAGGAGCGGCCGTTCATATTCTCGCGCTCCGGGTGGGCCGGTATACAGCGCTACGGCGGAGCGTGGTCTGCCGGCGTGGCCACGGGCTGGCCGGGGCTGCGCTCGTCACTGTCGCTGGTCATGGGCCTCGGGTTGTGCGGAGTGCCCCATTCGGGATCCGACGTGGGCGGTTTCGACGGGAGTCCGTCGCCGGAGCTGTATCTGCGGTGGCTGCAACTGGGTGCCTACCTGCCGCTGTTCCGCACGCGTACGAGTCTTCGGGCGGGACGCGGGGCGCCCTGGGAGTTCGGTGCGGACGTCCTCACCCACGCGCGCGTGGCACTCGGCGAGCGTCGGCGCCTGCTGCCGTATTTCATGACGCTGGCGCATCTGGCGCGCCGCACGGGGGCGCCCTATGTGCGGCCGTTGTGGTGGGGGGCGCCCGAGGACCGTGCTCTGCGGGACTGTGAGGACGCCTTCCTGCTGGGTGACTGTCTTCTGGTGGCGCCGGTCCTGGATCCGGGCGCCGACCGGCGTGCGGTGCGGCTGCCGCGGGGGCGCTGGTACGACACGGCGACGGAGCAGGCGTACGAGGGGCCCTGTCAGGTGGTGGTCGACGCCCCCTTGTCGCGCATCCCGGTTTTCGCGCGCGCGGGCGCCGTCGTGCCCGTGCGGGGCGACGACGGCGGCCTGGAGTTGGAGGCGTGGGCGCCTGCCCGCGGACGTACCGGAGGCGGGCTGGTGGTGCCGGACGCGGGCGAGGGGTGGGAGGAGCCGGAGATCGAGCGGTATGTCATGCGCTGGGAGGGACGGCGGGTGGTCGTCGAGCGGGAGGGCGAGGACGGCGTGAGCGAGCCGCCCCACCCCGTGCGCGTGCGAGGGCTCCAGGGGCGCTGA